DNA from Mesotoga sp. UBA6090:
GATAAGCTGACGGAAAACTGAAGAAATGCTCTCGAAAAGGTTGTTCACAAAATCTTTTAGATGGGGCGATGTTGTACTGTAGAGAGTAAGCGACTCGAATGCGCCAACTGAATTCTCTAGAGCCTTAAAATGCTCTCCTTTAACTTGCATTATTGACGCTTCAAGAATCAGTGTTTCTCCCTTGATGTAATTGGTCAAAGATTCATCTGGAAGAGACTTGAGTTGATTGAGAAAATTCTCCGCTCTAAAAACGTTGCCGCTCTTCACATAGAAGTGCCCCAGAAAAATGTATGATACTGCAATGTCTGTCCATTCGATATGAGAACTTATCAGTGACTCAAGTTGTTCGGCAATAATTGCCGCTCTACTAAGGTCATTCATTTGAAGAAGAATCTTCAAGTTTATCATGAGCTTGTACCCGTTTATTGAAACCACACTACATCCTTCGACCTGATCAAGAAGCTTTATTGCTTCAGCAAATCTGTTCTTCGAGTAAAGATAGTCGATCATGTTCAACTGAACCATTAGCATTCTTACCGGTGATTCGGCCACTGCCTTTGCTCTCTCATAAAACTTCCATGGATTGTCTCCGGTCTGGAGCTGAGTGGAGACCAGGCCTAGATCATTGTAGTACTCAAAGCGCTTGTGCGTTGGCACATACTGCTCCAGCTTCACAAGTTCGCTAAAAAGCGCGAGCGTTTCGTCTCCGAAGCCCATTTCGAATGAAGTCATCATATGGAGTATTTTGAGGTTGATTTCCTGTTCCTTTCCACATTCCTTTGCAATCAGATCCACTGCAAGCTTGGAAACAAGGTAAGCGATCTTGTCCTCTGAATTCCTAGCAAAAAAATAAGAGAGAGAATACATTCCTTCTGCCAGAAGTTCATTATCCACATCGGAGAAGTCAAATACACCCGTCTCGTCAAACGTCTGAGAGTATGCAAAGTCAAGAGCTACCAATATTCCGATATCTTCTCTCGAGAGATCCTCTTCATCAAGAATAGCCCTCAGCTCAGATCTAAAACTCTCGGAATCATCATAATTAAACCTTAAGGCCAGACCGCTAATTCTAGAATTCTTCAAATCCAACTCCTCTGCCCCTCAGTATTCTATCACGCGACCAGCATTCTGGTAAAATCAGAACAATGGATGGTTGTGGACATCTTAAGGAATCAAAAGAGATGCGAATAGTTTGGCTAAGACCTTTCTGTATGAGAAAACTTTTCTTCAGAAAGACTTTGCCTTTCGCAGGTCATCGATACATTTGTATGAGACTATTAGTGATATCTATGAGAGAGGCGTTGTAGATGACAGGAGTAAAGAGGCTTTTGGCTAGAGCTATGGATGAGAACTGCTATGTGGTAGAGGAAGAAGAAAGGGTGACCATCATCGATCCGGGATGTGGAGTTTCTGCTGAACTTCTCCCCTTAGTCGGGAGGAAGAAGGTACGCGTTCTGCTAACTCACGGGCACGCCGATCACATTTTTGATCTTGACAAGATAGACTCAGATGAGATCGTTATCCATGAGCTGGATAGAAATATGTTAATTGATCCCGAGAGAAGCTTCCTGTACATTTTCGGAAAAGAGGCCCTACTGATTGAAGAAGCTAAGATAAGGACAACTGAGATTCTTGATGGTCAGTGGAAGTGCTTCCATACTCCCGGGCACACAGAGGGTTCTTGCTGCTTCCTTTATGGGAAAAAGCAATTGTTTTCTGGAGATACAGTCTTTTCAAATTCCGTTGGAAGAACCGATCTTCCCGGTGGAAATGAAATCGAAATGGATAGAAGCATTCAGCGACTCAGGCAGCTTTTCAATGAACTTCCCAATTTGCGGGTCCTCCCAGGCCACGGACCGGAAGCTACTGCCCAAGATATCTTGAGAGAAAACCCCTTCTTTAGGTAGGAAGCTCTTTCTTGAAATTCCTTGACTTCAACTGTTGAAGTTTCTTGTTCTGCCTATTCCAGTAGCTCCTATCAAAGAACCCAACCTCTTCTTTCTCCTCTCTAAGTAGAGATGTCATCTTCCTTGCAATATTCCAGCTCTTTTCGAAGGCCTGACTCGTGAGGACTTCTTCTGACATCTTCTCCCGGTTGAACAATAAGTCTAACTCCAGAGGCAGACAGTATTCCTTCCATAGTTCTTTCGCCTTCGAATTCCTTAACAATGCCAGTCTATTGAATATCTCCCAGTTTCCCCAGTAATTGATTCCCTCTTCTTCGAAGGGAAGACTTGATTTGAGGCCGTCAAACCACACCGGTTTGAAGATTGAAAGACAAGGAAGACTGCTATTTGTAACCCACACTTCAATTCTATCTCCCAGTGAAACCACCATAGAAGATGTGGTCTGAGAGCTGACGACGCCTGCACCCGCATGCATGCATATGTTGCTCATTGAGCCAAGCAACCTGCCTCTTTCATGATCTCTAAGAACTTCGAAACTACTCTCTATGTCCATTTTTCTCTCTTCAATCAGGCTCTTCATTCTCTTTGATCTCGCCCCTGCGCCAGAGAAATTGCTAATCAGTCTTCTTTCATATGATTGGGCGAAATTGAATTCTTCACCCCTCTTGTGCCAGTTT
Protein-coding regions in this window:
- a CDS encoding MBL fold metallo-hydrolase, producing MTGVKRLLARAMDENCYVVEEEERVTIIDPGCGVSAELLPLVGRKKVRVLLTHGHADHIFDLDKIDSDEIVIHELDRNMLIDPERSFLYIFGKEALLIEEAKIRTTEILDGQWKCFHTPGHTEGSCCFLYGKKQLFSGDTVFSNSVGRTDLPGGNEIEMDRSIQRLRQLFNELPNLRVLPGHGPEATAQDILRENPFFR
- a CDS encoding HD-GYP domain-containing protein → MKNSRISGLALRFNYDDSESFRSELRAILDEEDLSREDIGILVALDFAYSQTFDETGVFDFSDVDNELLAEGMYSLSYFFARNSEDKIAYLVSKLAVDLIAKECGKEQEINLKILHMMTSFEMGFGDETLALFSELVKLEQYVPTHKRFEYYNDLGLVSTQLQTGDNPWKFYERAKAVAESPVRMLMVQLNMIDYLYSKNRFAEAIKLLDQVEGCSVVSINGYKLMINLKILLQMNDLSRAAIIAEQLESLISSHIEWTDIAVSYIFLGHFYVKSGNVFRAENFLNQLKSLPDESLTNYIKGETLILEASIMQVKGEHFKALENSVGAFESLTLYSTTSPHLKDFVNNLFESISSVFRQLIRELRLKDDYTALHTLRVLKICYEFGKELNLEKIDLFNLSIGAMLHDYGKVDIPFDTLNKPSSLSEEEFKEIMRHPVYGERYLRDLNFPKAVRDIVRHHHERIDGNGYPDGLKGDEIHMLVQIVSAADVFDALTTDRPYRRAITKARALEYLKEKGDQLISKGLLTRFIEFSQRKEINVQEEEITPLWRSIISELFK
- a CDS encoding C69 family dipeptidase; its protein translation is MCDTFVVLGKSSANGITLFGKNSDREPNEPQSVYFFPRSSNNSDELFTTSQRVDQASETNAILISRPSWMWGGEMGVNEKGVAIGNEAVFTKESVRRDGLLGMDMLRIALERSENAEHAVKIIVELIDKYGQGGNGGFTKYLYYHNSFMIADRENAWIVETSDRYWVAKRVNGCAAISNCLTIGEEIDESHAQVVSNAENRNWHKRGEEFNFAQSYERRLISNFSGAGARSKRMKSLIEERKMDIESSFEVLRDHERGRLLGSMSNICMHAGAGVVSSQTTSSMVVSLGDRIEVWVTNSSLPCLSIFKPVWFDGLKSSLPFEEEGINYWGNWEIFNRLALLRNSKAKELWKEYCLPLELDLLFNREKMSEEVLTSQAFEKSWNIARKMTSLLREEKEEVGFFDRSYWNRQNKKLQQLKSRNFKKELPT